Part of the Azoarcus sp. KH32C genome, TCGATGTCGTCCTTGGTCTGCTTCGCGGTGCGGCTGTTGTGGCTGATGTACTGCCACAGGCCCTCGTTGCGCTTGCCGCCCTCGTAGAGCTTGATGCCGGCGAAGAGCATGCCCTCGGCGAAGACGTCCGGAATGTCGATGATGAGGCCCGGGGTCGCCGCGCCGATGTCGACGTGGTGGGCGGTGTTCGCCGCAAAGGCGACGAGCTCGCCGCGCCAGAATACCGGCACGACGATGCACAGGTCGGGACTGTGGCTCGATCCGTAATAGGGGTGGTTGTGGATGACGACGTCGCCCTCGTTCCACACGCCGCCCTGCAGGCATTGGTTGATGCCCCGCAGGTAGGCCGGGATCGAGCCGATGTGCAGCGGCGAGCCTTCGGATTCGGTCAGCGTGTTGAACTGCAGGTCGAAGAGGCCCGCGCCGATGTCCTGCGACTCGCGGATGATCGACGAGAAGGACATGCGATACAGGACGTGGCCCATCTCCTCGGCGATGGTGTGCAACGCGCCGCTGATGACCTGCAGGGTGATCGGATCGACCTTGGTGCTGGACGGATTCATCTGGTTCTCCTTAGACGCGCTGCGCATTGATGTGGATGTTGCCCTTGGCCGACACCTTGGCCACGTAGCCCGGGGGCACCAGCGTCGTCGAATCGTGCTGGACGATGATCGCGGGACCGGAAAGCTGGTGACCCGCTTTCAGCTTCTTGCGGTCGTAGCGCGGCGTCGCGTAAGTTTTCCTGTCATCGAAGATCGTCGGCCGCTCGTACATCAGGGCCGCATCGAGGCTGCTCCCCGCGGCATCCTCCAGCGCCGGCCACGCGAGCGGGCGCGTGCGGGCGATGCCGATGATGCGGATCGTCACGATCTCGACATCCACGTCATCGAAGGCCCAGCCGTAATCCCGCTTGTGCTGCGCCTGGAAGCTCGCCTTGACCGCGGCGAGCTTCTCCCCGTCTAGCCGGCCGTCGGGGATATCCGCGCGCAGCTCGAAACCCTGCCCGTGGTAACGGCACTCGGCGATGCGCACGAAGTGCTGGTTGTCGGCGGGTACGCCGTCATCCTCGAGGCGCTCGCGGCACAGCGCAGTCAGGTCGTCGATCACGCAGTTCAGCTTGTCGAGCGCGGGCTGCTCCACGTTCTTCAACACGGTCGGAACAGAGCGCATGAACTCGTATTGCATGTCGGTGACGAGCAGCCCGATCGCGGCGGTGATGCCAGGAGCCGGCGGCACGATCACCTCGCGCGCCGACACGGCCTCCGCGAGTGCCACGCCATTGAGCGGACCGGCGCCGCCGAAGGGCGCGAGCGCGAACTTGCGTGGGTCGTAACCCTTCGCGACCGAATTCGCGCGGATCGCGAGCGACATGTTGGAGTTGAGGATGCGGATGATGCCCAGCGCGGCCTCTTCGACAGTGAGCCCGAGGGGCTCTGCGACCTTCGTGCGGATCGCTTCACGTGCGAGCTCGGCGTCGATCTGGATGCCGCCGCCGAGGAAATGGTCCGGGTCGAGACGCCCGAGCACGACCTGCGCATCGGTCACCGTCGGCTCCGTGCCGCCCTTGCCGTAGCAGGCCGGCCCGGGATCGGCACCCGCCGAACGCGGCCCGACGCGGAAGGCGCCGCCTTCGTCGATGTACGCGATCGAGCCGCCGCCCGCGCCCATCGTCGCGAGGTCGATCATCGGCGCGAGGATCGGATACGCACCCACGTAGGTATCGCGCGGGTTCATGATCTTGACCTTGCCGTCGGGGATCGTGCTGAAGTCCGCCGACGTGCCGCCGATATCGACAGTGATGATGTTCTTCTCGTCAGACAGCGCGCCGGCCCAGCGTCCGCCCATCACGCCCCCGGCAAGCCCCGACATCAGGATCGAGACCGCCTCCTTCGAACACTTCTCGACTGTGGACACGCCGCCGTTCGACTGCATGATCCGCAGGTGCGCCTTGATGCCTGCATCGAGGAGTTTCTGTTCGAGGTTCTTCAGGTAATGCGAGGTCTTCGGGCCGACATAGGCATTCATCGCCGTCGTCGAGAAGCGCTCGTACTCGCGGATGACGTTCGCGACTTCGGACGAGCACGACACGTACGCGTCGGGCAGCACCTCCTGGATGATCTCCTTGGCCCGGCGCTCGTGGGTATCGTTGAGGAAGGAATAGAGGAAGCAGACGATCACGGACTTGATGCCGCGCGCCTTGAAGAGCTCGGCCGCGGCGCGCACTTCGTCCTCGGCCAGCGCCTGGGTCACCTCGCCGTGCGGCGGCATGACGCGTTCACTGATCGCGATGCGGTTGCGGCGCTTCACGAGCGGCCGCGACTGCCAGGGCACGTCGAACTGCAGCGAGAAGTTCTCCGGCCGCTTGTGCCGGCCGATGTGCAGGATGTCGCGGAAACCGCGCGTCGTCAGCATGCCGACTTCCGCGCCGTTGTGCTCGATCGTGATGTTGGTCGCGACCGTCGTGCCATGGACGATCATGCGCACGTCGCTGGGATAGATGCCGCCGATGCGGCAGATCTCCAGGATGCCGCGTAGCACGCCCTCGGACTGATCCCAGGGCGTGCTCGGCACCTTGTGAACATAGACGCGATTGGCGCCCCGGTTCTCGCCTTCGATCTCGAGAACGAGGTCGGTGAAAGTACCCCCGACATCCACTCCGATTCTTGCCATAACTGTCTCCTTCATTCCTTGGTTATTGCGTTTTCGTCTCACCCAGGGGTGGTGGGCTACCGCTTTCCAGATGACTCCCCGTGCTGCAATGGGTGGATTGATAGGGAATCGCGGCTTGAGCTGGATACTAGGCGCCAGATTCTTGTCGGTCTATTGAGTGTTTTCTGGCGACTATTACCATGCTGATCAATAGTCTATTTCGCAATGCAGTACGCAGCCGCGCCAGCATTTATCCAGGCGGGATGCTGCGTGTCCCCGGAGGGGGACGCTCTGGCGCGATGGGATTGGCGGATGGGGGAAGCGACGTCGAACCGGCTGACGTCAACGAGGGCGCGAGCGACAGTGCTGCGGTGCGGAAATTGTTCCGCCAAACGGAAGCGGAAGAGCGAGCGCGAACAGCGACAGCAGCGATTCGGAGGCTGTATTCGGATGCCCGAACCGGTGAAAGCCCTTCGCGTCTCCAGGCCGGAAGAGGCGTTCCGCCGTCGGCCCCACCCGACGCGCCGCGGGCGTCAGGCCGCGCGGCGGCCAGCCGCCATCACCCCACGATCGCGATGCTTGGGGTGCTGACCCCGGGGTGAGTTACGAAGCGGTCGAACCGACCGCCAGACCTCACGAATTCGTGCGGCATCGTTGAGGCTGAAGAAATGCAATCCCGACGCCCCGAGCGACAACAGCCGCTCGTACGAGCGGCTCATGATCTCGATGCCGAAGGCTCGAATCGATGCCCTGTCGCCGAAGGCCGCGAGTGCGCCACGGGCTTACAAGGGCACGACGGCGATCATCCAGCCACGCTGTCGAAGGCCTTGCCGTCACGCACCTTCGCGTACATCAGCGCGATCAGCGCCACCACGGCAGCGGCGACGAGGTACCACGCGGGGGCGAAAGCATTGCCGGTCTGCTTGATCAGCCAGGTGCACATGAAGGGCGCGGTGCCGCCGAAGATCGTGTTCGCGAGATTGAAGCTGAAGGCGAAGCCGCTGTAGCGGATGCGCGTCGGGAACATCTCGGCGAGGAAGCACGCGAGCGTGCCGTCGTTCATCGCGAGCAGTGCGCCGAAGGCGATCTGCACGCCCACGAGGGTCATGAACTCGGCCCCGGGCAGCAGCTTGAAGAGCGGCACGCTGGCACCGATGAAGACCAGGGAGGCGACCACGAGCATCGCCTTGCGGCCGACGCGGTCCGACAGCGAACCCATCGCGAAGATGAAACCGATGTAGGTCACGAGCGAGATCGTCGCGGCCAGGAAGGAACTCGACTCCGACAGGCCCTGCTCGGTGCTCAGGTAGGTCGGCATGTACGACAGCAGCACGTAGAAGCCGACCGCATTCAGGCACGCGACCCCCAGCGAGACCAGCACCGCGCGGCGATGAGGGCCGAGCAGCTGGCTGATCGGCGCGGCCTCGTGCGCGTGATGAGTCGTCGATTCCATCTTGCGGAACGCCGGCGTGTCCTCCAGGTTGTTGCGGATGTAGCGCCCGATCAGGCCGAAGGGCGCGGCGAGGAGGAAGGGCAGACGCCAGCCCCAGTCGTGCAGTTGCTCGGCAGTGAGCCACGAATGCATCCCCGCGACCAGCAGCGACCCGAAGAGGAGGCCCGCCGCGGTACTCGCCGGCACGAGGCTCGTGTAGAAGCCGCGGTGCTCGGGCGGCGCATATTCGGCGATGAAGGCCGATGCGCCTGCATACTCGCCCGACGCGGAAAAGCCCTGGACCATCCGCACGAGGAGCAGCAGGACGGGCGCCCAGATGCCGGCGGTGTCATAGCCCGGCAGGAAGGCGATGGCGACGGTCGATGCGGACATGATCAGGATCGAAAGCGACAGCGCCTCCCGGCGCCCGACGCGGTCCCCGATGTGGCCCCAGATGATGCCCCCGATGGGGCGGATGAAGAACGAGATCGCGAACACCGCGAACGTCGACATCAGCGCGGTCGTCTTGTCTTCCGACGGGAAGAACACCGACGCGATGATTGTGGCGAGATAGCCGTAGGCCGCATAGTCGAACCATTCGACGAAGTTGCCGATGAAGCTGCCGGCGGCGGCGCGGCGTAGGACTCGTTGTTCCTCAGATGTGTTGGTGTACGGTACTTGCAGCGTCGCTTCTTGCGTTGCCATGGATGTCTCCTCCGGTATTCGACCGTTGCCGTTTCGCTTCGGCACGGCCGGTCTCCTCGAATATTTGTTTTGGTCCCCGAAGCGGGGATAGAGTCGGCGCGGCCCTCTTACCGCGCCGGAAGTTCAGTGGTGGAAAAAGTGCGCGGCAGCGGCAGGCCACGAGGCGACGACCGAGTCCCCGGGCTGCACACCGAGCGCGTCATAGGTCCGCTCCGGCAGGATGACCTTGAGGTCGTCGTCGATCCCCGGTACATCGAGGAACAGCGTGACCATGTTTCCGACGAACTTGTGGCTCAGGAAACGCGCCCGCACATGGTTCTCGTGCTGCGGCGCGTCGCCGATGGCGATATGGTCGGCATTGACGTAGAAATCCGCCTGGGCCCCGTTCGATGCGGCAAAGCCGCCACGCGACACCGTCATGCCGCCGGTGGGCGTATTCAGGCGAATCGACTGGTCGCCGGTTTCGGCCACGCTGCCGCGCAGGATCGTCACGTTGCCGATGAACTCGGCGACGAAACGGTTGGACGGATGGCGATAGATCGTCTGCGGCGAACCGATCTGCTCGACCTTGCCGCGGCTCATGATCACGACACGGTCGGCCATCGAGAAGGCTTCGGTCTGGCTGTGCGTGACATACACGAAGGTGATGCCCAGTTCGCGCTGCAGCGAGCGCAGCAAGGCCTGCATGCGTACGCTCAGATGCGCGTCCAGTGCGCTCAGCGGTTCGTCGAGCAGCAGGACCTTCGGCTCGGTGACCAAGGCGCGCGCAAGGGCGACCCGCTGCCGTTGCCCGCCGGAGAGCTGCGTCACGTTCCGGCTCGCGAACTCGCTGAGTTCCAGCTTCTGGAGCCAAGCCAGCGAACGGCGGTCGCGCTCGGCCTTCGCCACGCCACGCATCTTCAGGCCGAAGCCGACGTTGTCGAGCACGCTCAGGAAGGGAAACAGCGCGAGGCTCTGCCACACCAGCGGGAGCTCCCTTCGCCACGGAGGCAACCCCTTCTGCGAGCGCCCCTCAAGGCGGATCTCGCCCGTCGACGGCTCCTCGAGCCCTGCCAGCATGCGCAGCATCGTCGTCTTGCCGCAGCCGCTCGACCCCATGATCGCCAGGAACTCCCCTTCGCGAATGCTGAACGAGGTCTCCGTCACCGCGGTGTAGTCGCCGAATCTCTTCGATACGCGATCGATCTCTACCAGTGCTTCACTCATGATGAGCCTCACAAAGACAATCCGTTGTTGGAAGCGAGGGCCGCCGCCGGCTGTTCGGGGCCGTTGTCGGCGGCAGCGCGCTTCGCCTTTCCGATGCCGGAAAACCCCATGCCGATCGCGACGAGCAGGATCGAGGAGCTGAACACCGCCGTGCCGATCGCGTTGATCACCGGACTTACCTGCCCTTGCAGGAACACCAGCACGCGCACCGGCACCGTCTCGTTCAGGCCGGACACGAACCACGCGACCGCGAACTCGTCGAAGGACACCGCAGCCGTGATCAGGAAGGCCGCGAACAGGCTCTGCTTGCAGAACGGGATCACGACATGCCACAGCGTCTGCGTCGGGGAGGCGCGCAGGTTCCATGAGGCCTCTTCGAGCGCGCCGTCCATCTGTGCGAGACGCAGGCGGATCATCGCCATCGCGAACGGCAGCGCGATCACGACGTGGCTGATCAGCACCGCACCGATCTCCCCGGCAAGATTGATCCGCGAGAGGTACGACAGCATGCCCAGGCCCATAATCACCGCCGGGATCGTCGGCGGCAGCAGCATCAGCAGGCTGAACAGCGACTTCCCGCGGAAATTGAAGCGGAAGTCGCAGTAGGCCGCGCAGAAGCCCAGCACCGTCGATAGCAGCGCGACGGGCACCGACACCATCACGCTACGCTGGAAGGCCTCGATGACCGATGGATCGCTGAAGGTTCCGCCGTACCACTCGGTCGTGAAGCCCTGCAGCGGCAGCGACGGAAAGCGGTCGGCATTGAAGGAAAAGACCAGGCTGGCGGCGATCGGCGCCAGGATGAACAGGAAGGTATAGGCGGTGTAGGTCCAGCCGAACCAGCGGGCAATTCGTAGCATCACTTCCGCCTCCCGTAAGCCAGTCGGACCGCGGCGAGGGATGTCGCGACCAGGGTCAGGATCATCACGACCGCGACGACCGCCGCGCGCGGCCACTGCTGGCCGGACTTGGTGGTGTCGATGATCAGGTTGCTCAGCGTGGGAGGGGCTCCGCCGCCGAGGTATGTCGGCGCGACGAAATCGCCGAACGCGAGGATGAACGCGAACAGCGCGCCCACGACGAGCGAAGGCTTGCCGAGCGGGATGATCACGCCGAAGAGCGTCCGGACCGGGCCCGCGCGCAGGTTGTGGGCCGCCTCGATCAGGCTGCGGTCGATCTGCGCCAGTCCCATCGTCTGCACCAGCGTCACCAGCGGCAGCGCGAGCGTCACGTACCCGACGAGCGAACCGAAATCGGTGTTGAGCATCGGCAAGGGGGCGACCCCGACCAGCCCCAGCAGCGCGTTGACGATGCCGTTGTCGGACAGGAAGGCCTGCCACGAATACACGCGGACGAGGTAACTCGTGAAGAACGGCACCACCAGGAACATCAGCGCGAGCTTGCGCGTACGCTCCGACACCGTGAACGCCAGACTGCAGGCGGCGGGAAAGGAACAGCAGGTCGTGACGACCGCCGCCCCGAGCGCCAATGTCCAGGTATGTCCGTAGGCCGACCAGAACGAACTGCGGCTCAGCATGAAGTCCCAGTTTTTGAACGTCATGTCCGGTTCCAACCGGAAATTGACGACGCTCCAGAACGAGATGACGAGGAGAAAAAGGAGCGGTAGCAGGAAAAACGCCAGCTGCCACAGCAGGGGTGGCAGCAGCAAAGGCCACCGCCGATGACTGGTGTGCGACATGGTGAGGACTCCGGGAGTCACCCCGGGCAGACGCAAACGCCTGCCCGGTGAAGGGCAAGGCTCAGGCTTTTTCCTTGTACTCGGACCAGAAGTCGTTCCAGTCCTCGATACGCTGCTGCACCGGCAACTGCCGGAAGGTGATCTTCCCGGAGCGGATGTCGTCCATCACGCTATGCCCCTGCAGCACCATGCCCTGCCGCCGCGCTTCCGCGGGATCGCTCTGCGCCAGCAGTTCCCAGCCCTTGCGGTTGGGAATCAGCGCCGGATAGGCCGCCATCTTCGCCGACTTCACCTGCCCCTGTGCCGACGTGATGTACTGGATGAAGGCATTCGCGAGATCGCGGTTGCGCGTGCCCTTGCCGATCGACAGTGATTCGGTCCATTGCAGACCGCCCTCGTCCGGTACCACCGAACTCACTTTGGCGCCGGCGCGCGCCAGCGTGCCGGTGATCCAGTCGCCAATGCCGCACGCTAGGTGGAGTTGGCCGTTTTTGAGGCCGCTGAAGGTGCCGCCGTAATCGAAGAAGCCCGCGACCTGCGGACGCAGCGACTTCAGCACGGTTTTCAGCTTCGCGAACTGATCCGCCTCGAGCTTGTAGGGCGCCTTGTGGCCGGCGTAGAGGCTGACCTCCCCCATGTTCGGCAGATACCAGTCGAAATGTCCGACCTTGCCCTTGTAGGCCGGATCCCAGTACACCTTGAACGAACGCGCCTTGCTTTCCGGCACCGCGTCGGTGTTGTAGGCGACTCCCAGGAATCCGAAGCGGACCATCACCGCATACAGGTCGTTGCCGTCCCAGTGCCCCGGAAACTTCTGGAACTCGGGGAAATAGTCGTCGAACGTATAGTCTTTTGCATCGAGGCGCTCGAGATAGCCCGCCTTGCGCAGCTGCGGCACGTACTCCGCATCGGACAGGATCAGGTCGTAGGTGCCGGCCGGCGACTGCGAGATCAGCGCGAGCATGTTGTCGCCGCCGGTGTAGTACTTCGGCTTCACCTTGACGTTGTGCTTGGCTTCGAACTCCGCGACGACGTCCGGCTCGGCATGGCCGTACCACGCCAGCATCGTCAGGGTGCGCGGCTGGCCGGCCGCGGTTTGCGCGCTACTCGGTACGGAAACCAATGACAGCGGCAACGCGCTGCCCACTGCCAGGGCGCTTCCACCTTGCAGCAACCGACGGCGGACTGGGGACTGCAGGGTCTTGTCTTCGTCTTTCATGGCGATCTCCTTTGGTACGAGCGGCTCGGACGGCCGCCCGGAGGAAACTCAGAAGTTCCAACGCACCTGCAGCGTCGGCGTGGTGCGCGAGTACGTACCGCCGCCTTCGCCGGCCGTCTTCTTGTACGTCGCGTACTCGTGCCGGTAGCCGATGTCGAAGTGCTTGTTGAGCTTCAGCCAGAGGTCGGGCTGAACGAAGACCGTGGTGTCGCGATCACGGTTGTTGAAGTTGACCAGCAGCAGCGGCGACCAGGTGAACTTGAGCCCGCCGACCTCGAACGGCAGCATCGCGAATGTGCGCCAGAACAGGGTCTGAATGGTCTTTCCCTCGTCGCCGGTGAAGCGCGCGCTGCGCGCGTAGAAATCGGTTTCGAAGAAGCTGAAGCCGGGCACCTTCAGATCGAAGGCAACGCCGAAGTTGTTCGCGTGGAAGTTCGCATAGGAACCGCGCTCCAGGCGCGCCGCAAGATTGACGTCCTCAATGAAGCCGAACGAGAGCTTCGCGCCGGTCATCTTTGACAGGCTCAGACGCGGATTCCACACGGCGAAGTATTGGTCCTTGGTCTGCTCACCGAACGAGCCCGCGCC contains:
- a CDS encoding ABC transporter permease, which produces MLRIARWFGWTYTAYTFLFILAPIAASLVFSFNADRFPSLPLQGFTTEWYGGTFSDPSVIEAFQRSVMVSVPVALLSTVLGFCAAYCDFRFNFRGKSLFSLLMLLPPTIPAVIMGLGMLSYLSRINLAGEIGAVLISHVVIALPFAMAMIRLRLAQMDGALEEASWNLRASPTQTLWHVVIPFCKQSLFAAFLITAAVSFDEFAVAWFVSGLNETVPVRVLVFLQGQVSPVINAIGTAVFSSSILLVAIGMGFSGIGKAKRAAADNGPEQPAAALASNNGLSL
- a CDS encoding ABC transporter permease: MSHTSHRRWPLLLPPLLWQLAFFLLPLLFLLVISFWSVVNFRLEPDMTFKNWDFMLSRSSFWSAYGHTWTLALGAAVVTTCCSFPAACSLAFTVSERTRKLALMFLVVPFFTSYLVRVYSWQAFLSDNGIVNALLGLVGVAPLPMLNTDFGSLVGYVTLALPLVTLVQTMGLAQIDRSLIEAAHNLRAGPVRTLFGVIIPLGKPSLVVGALFAFILAFGDFVAPTYLGGGAPPTLSNLIIDTTKSGQQWPRAAVVAVVMILTLVATSLAAVRLAYGRRK
- a CDS encoding hydantoinase/oxoprolinase family protein — encoded protein: MARIGVDVGGTFTDLVLEIEGENRGANRVYVHKVPSTPWDQSEGVLRGILEICRIGGIYPSDVRMIVHGTTVATNITIEHNGAEVGMLTTRGFRDILHIGRHKRPENFSLQFDVPWQSRPLVKRRNRIAISERVMPPHGEVTQALAEDEVRAAAELFKARGIKSVIVCFLYSFLNDTHERRAKEIIQEVLPDAYVSCSSEVANVIREYERFSTTAMNAYVGPKTSHYLKNLEQKLLDAGIKAHLRIMQSNGGVSTVEKCSKEAVSILMSGLAGGVMGGRWAGALSDEKNIITVDIGGTSADFSTIPDGKVKIMNPRDTYVGAYPILAPMIDLATMGAGGGSIAYIDEGGAFRVGPRSAGADPGPACYGKGGTEPTVTDAQVVLGRLDPDHFLGGGIQIDAELAREAIRTKVAEPLGLTVEEAALGIIRILNSNMSLAIRANSVAKGYDPRKFALAPFGGAGPLNGVALAEAVSAREVIVPPAPGITAAIGLLVTDMQYEFMRSVPTVLKNVEQPALDKLNCVIDDLTALCRERLEDDGVPADNQHFVRIAECRYHGQGFELRADIPDGRLDGEKLAAVKASFQAQHKRDYGWAFDDVDVEIVTIRIIGIARTRPLAWPALEDAAGSSLDAALMYERPTIFDDRKTYATPRYDRKKLKAGHQLSGPAIIVQHDSTTLVPPGYVAKVSAKGNIHINAQRV
- a CDS encoding ABC transporter ATP-binding protein, with the translated sequence MSEALVEIDRVSKRFGDYTAVTETSFSIREGEFLAIMGSSGCGKTTMLRMLAGLEEPSTGEIRLEGRSQKGLPPWRRELPLVWQSLALFPFLSVLDNVGFGLKMRGVAKAERDRRSLAWLQKLELSEFASRNVTQLSGGQRQRVALARALVTEPKVLLLDEPLSALDAHLSVRMQALLRSLQRELGITFVYVTHSQTEAFSMADRVVIMSRGKVEQIGSPQTIYRHPSNRFVAEFIGNVTILRGSVAETGDQSIRLNTPTGGMTVSRGGFAASNGAQADFYVNADHIAIGDAPQHENHVRARFLSHKFVGNMVTLFLDVPGIDDDLKVILPERTYDALGVQPGDSVVASWPAAAAHFFHH
- a CDS encoding spermidine/putrescine ABC transporter substrate-binding protein encodes the protein MKDEDKTLQSPVRRRLLQGGSALAVGSALPLSLVSVPSSAQTAAGQPRTLTMLAWYGHAEPDVVAEFEAKHNVKVKPKYYTGGDNMLALISQSPAGTYDLILSDAEYVPQLRKAGYLERLDAKDYTFDDYFPEFQKFPGHWDGNDLYAVMVRFGFLGVAYNTDAVPESKARSFKVYWDPAYKGKVGHFDWYLPNMGEVSLYAGHKAPYKLEADQFAKLKTVLKSLRPQVAGFFDYGGTFSGLKNGQLHLACGIGDWITGTLARAGAKVSSVVPDEGGLQWTESLSIGKGTRNRDLANAFIQYITSAQGQVKSAKMAAYPALIPNRKGWELLAQSDPAEARRQGMVLQGHSVMDDIRSGKITFRQLPVQQRIEDWNDFWSEYKEKA
- a CDS encoding MFS transporter, which encodes MATQEATLQVPYTNTSEEQRVLRRAAAGSFIGNFVEWFDYAAYGYLATIIASVFFPSEDKTTALMSTFAVFAISFFIRPIGGIIWGHIGDRVGRREALSLSILIMSASTVAIAFLPGYDTAGIWAPVLLLLVRMVQGFSASGEYAGASAFIAEYAPPEHRGFYTSLVPASTAAGLLFGSLLVAGMHSWLTAEQLHDWGWRLPFLLAAPFGLIGRYIRNNLEDTPAFRKMESTTHHAHEAAPISQLLGPHRRAVLVSLGVACLNAVGFYVLLSYMPTYLSTEQGLSESSSFLAATISLVTYIGFIFAMGSLSDRVGRKAMLVVASLVFIGASVPLFKLLPGAEFMTLVGVQIAFGALLAMNDGTLACFLAEMFPTRIRYSGFAFSFNLANTIFGGTAPFMCTWLIKQTGNAFAPAWYLVAAAVVALIALMYAKVRDGKAFDSVAG